CTATTTGTTACTGTGAAACCTGATAGTGTGAAGGTCCTGCATTGTTGTGATTTCTGTAGACTCAACTCCACACTTAGCTCTGAGTTAATGAACAATTACcctgtttcctgtctctccGGGCTTTTGTTCATGTTTAGTCTGGTCAGTaacggagagaggaggagggataaGAAGGCGGAAGATCGTTATTGACCAACTGTGAtgcaaaatgacagaaaatgtcagCATGACAAAGTCTGAGTCAAGCATAAAGCCCTTCTTGGACCTTCACCTTAGGGTTTGTTTAGACTTGTAGGGATGACATTTGCCCTCTTGTGCTGATGCTGAACCCATACtcccctgacctttgacctctccccTCTATTACCTATGTAGCAATGGAGCTATTGGTGAGTGAAGTCAGCAtactgctgaagatgctggaccAGGAGACCCTCAGCTCTTCCGTACGAGAGAAAAAGACCTCTGTGTGgaacctcctgcagcagatAGAGCCATCCGGTGGGGATGATAGACAGAATGTTTTCAATCACACTGATATAGCAATAAAATTGGGTGGGGGAACTATGACCACCCGGGCTTGGTGAATGGCAATGctattttatttcagtgttttcaattttctgtatttttcagGGACAGATTACATCTACATGAACTCTTCTGTGTACAGAAATGGTACCAGCTTTGTAGAGTCCCTCTTCGAGAAATTTGGTGAGTTTATCTGCATACATGATGTGCATTTATACTAATAATGTATGAGTATGAAGACAGTTGTCTTTCCAGACTGCGAACTTGGAGGCCTAAAGGATATCACAGATGCTCTAAAAGAAGACAAGAGCACCCAAGATGACACTTTAAACCAGGCAAGTTGAGACACATAGTGTGCTTTTAAGTTAAATATGATGCATGATCTTGATATTTATGCCTTTAACAGTGAATTACTTGAGGAGGAAAAAGGCTGCATTCCATGTTGTGGGGGTTTTCCAAGCACACATGTGCATCGCTCTGCAGGCTATTAAATGTGTTATGATGTCAAGGACCCACCCAAGACCCGTGTGTCTCATTTGGCTATATCTCTCCTAAGAATACCCTCTGCATCTCTTTGATGTCGTTCTTTGGATGTGAGGGGGTGGCGGGGAAGAGAAAACAGACTGTGCAGGAAACTTGAGCTTTATGTTTTGTATGTCTCCCTCAGCAGAACTGCGGCAACTCCACAGCCCCACACTGTGGCGACTCGCCTCCCCCTCTGCCcacaacacctcctcctgaggaATACTATGAGGAGGCGGTGCCACTGAGCCCTGGAACTTTGCCAGAATACATCATCACCAgaggtcagcagcttcctgtgttgCTACGCTGTGTTAGTTTGGGCCATTTCATtgtttgaaggaaaaaaaaacacattctgaTGACTGAAACAAATGAGGAATTCATCTTTGTTTAATATGTTACTGGGATGTTCCAGGCCTCATAAGATATTTAGGTGAAATGAAATTAGCTTTCAAGGCTCAGTCCATGGCAAGGAGAACATTAGCATAATCATGTTCCATGGCCCAGAACACAAATGAATCACCAGCACAAAAGGATCATTTGGGATTACATTTCTAAATGTGTTCCCCTTTCAGTCAGGCCAAGTCCTCCTAACTCAATAGAGGACGGTTATGAAGATACTGAAACCCACTACCCCAGCACCTGCATCAGCTCCCACCGCAAAAATTCATGTAAGTGGAACTAACTCCTGAGACACCGAAGGTCATAAGTATTATTAATGTGCACCAATTAAAATGCACGGTGCTGTTTATGGTGCTTATTTCAGACAATGACTCGGATGCTCTGAGCAGCTCCTATGAGTCCTATGAGGAAGACGATGAAGAGAGGAGCCACGGCGTCCAGCTCACCCATCAGTGGCCCTCCAATGAGAGCTCACTGCCCCCCGCCAGAGACTGCCGAATCTGCGCATTTCTGCTGCGCAAGAAACGTTTTGGTCAATGGGCTAAACAGTTTACTGTCATACGCGAGAACAGACTACAGGCAAGCATGCAGTCAGGAGCAGCTCCACAAACAGCCTTTGACATTCTTATCTTTTAATTTGGATGCTAATAATCTTCCTTCCTGCAGTGCTATAAGAGTTCTAAGGACACCTGCCCATAcgtggacctgctgctgccccaGTGCACCGTGGTCTACGCTCCCAAGGACAGCAAGCGGAAGCACCACGAGCTCCGGTTTACGTTACCCAATGGAGATGCACTGGTGCTGGCTGTGCAGAGCAAAGAGCAGGCCCACAGATGGCTCCGAGTAAGCTACACAGGAAATGCAGGCATGgggaagaacaaaaagaaaaacaagttggCAGCtcaaaaattactttaaaatgtCCACACAGGTTGTCAGAGAGGTGAGCGGTAAGAATGCTGGAGCCGAGGAATCCGCATCCCCCATTATTCCAAGAAAAACTGAACTGGACAAGGTAGGTTTATACCATGTCCAATTTGCTTCCTGTCATTTGTAATCCTCAAGACATAATTGATATTCCCAGTTGAGGTGAGGAAAAGCTGCGAGAAAGCAGCAATTGAGTTGTCACCAATTCCTTTAAACAATTGTTTGGTCGGGTGAGGCTGACGGTGGTACCTGTATTTGGCTGACAGAACAAAGCAAAGTATAAATGTGGTGTGACGGTAGAAATTATAGTGGTGCCAGCAAGCCAGGGTTGGAACTGGCACTGTCGGCTTCATGCATACCCTTCTGTCATGATATAAACTTCCCCGTCATAAACAAACCCgtaggaggagaaaggaggcaaCGTGGAATTAGAGGGACGATAACAGCAGTACTGTGTTATTCCGTGTTGAGATCATGGGAGACAGCAGGTGAAGAAGAGAGAAGCGACCACATGTGGGAGCTTGTTAGAGAATTATCTCAAGTACAGTGATCGAGGGCTTCATTAGTTTACTTCAGTCAGGCTCAGTATGCTGTTGAaagcctgtgtttgtgtgactcTTCCCCAGAGGTTATCGGCAGAGAGGAACACGTCAGATTCAGACAGCGTGGGCGTGTCGACGGGAGAGAACGGCCGAGAGAATGGTGAGCTATCGAGGAGGCTTGGCTCCCTTTAAGCACTGAAATATCCATTCAGCTGCTGTCATGTCACTAAGAGGTCTGCTCTTAGTTCAGCAACTGAAGGAAATTCAGCATTTTCAGACTAGCTAAGACCTTCTCTTTCATATGCAGTCAATAAATTGGGATTTCTAAACAGTTGGGTAGTTTTACTTATCTGTCCAAATGTTGATGAAGCATTTGACCTCCTCCGTGCTGCACAGGGTAGCAATTAGCATGCTTGGATTCAACCAAGGAAACCCCTGTGTGGGTGTAAACTCAGcaaattaaatcaacaaaagaaaaaaaacaatcacagCGAACCACAGCTTTTCAACACAAAAGTTCACTAAACCACTTGCGATGGTTGGACGGTAACAAAAAGCTACTGttaatgtttttcttctcataTTCTGACGCAGGCAAGGTCAAACGGGGGGCTTTTGCAGCCGGTCGAAAAATTACACGGATCATTAGTTTCTCCAAGAAGAAGTCCCCGCGGTCAGGAGATCCACGGGTATCATACAGCAACCCTCGCCAAGGTCAGCCCTGAACGTTACCGTCACTTCTCATGATACGGTGTTACGAATGCCTGTTTTCAAAAATTAATAACACCTTAACCACTAGAAGTCCATGTTGACAGGCTCAGCTGTCAGTCAGGCTGCGAATTGTGTGTGACAATGCCATGAACCACAAGGATGGTTGTGGAATGTTCTGTATTCATTTTTCACATTAACCATTCAACCCACACATTTCCCAGGAAGTGAATCCTCATAGAGAAACTACGAAACGTTTCACAGAACCTAAGAGAAGACAAAGTGTGAACGAGCATGAAAGGAAATGACGGTGCCATTGTTGCAGGCTACCTGTCTGTGCTGGTGAATCAAATGTGGCGGGAGCAGTGGTGCTGCTTGTGTCAAGGCGCTCTGCATTTCTACCACGATAAAGGAGACGCTCGGACCTCCATGCCCTCACTTCCCCTGCACGGTTGTGAAGTGGTTCCAGGTCTGGGACCCAAACATCCTTTCGCCTTCAGAATCCTACGGAACAACACAGAGATGGCTGCTCTGGAGGTAAAACTGGGATTATCTCTGATAACTGCCTTCAGAAACCTTCAGACAGCCGACGTTTTATCACTGTCAGCGTAGGAGTTGTTGAGTGTGTTACACCAGCAAAAGGTATTTCTATAAACAAAGTTGGGATTTCTTCCATTCAGGCGAGCAGCTCAGAGGATCTCGGCAGGTGGCTCGGTGTCCTCTTGGCAGAAACGGGTTCTGCAGCGGACCCTGAATCATTGCATTACGACTGTGTGGACGTGGAAACCATAGCAAACATCCGTGACGCTGTGCGGCATTCCTTCCTGTGAGTGACACCGTTGGGAGCCTGAGGTCACATCAAGGCCACTGACCAAAGCAATGACGCCTCCTTTCCCTTCTTCTCGGATTGTAGGTGGGCCACATCCTCCAGTAGTGCTTCCACTGACCCCAGGACGTACGATGAGGTTTCTAATGAGGACATGCAGGTGTGCAGTGTGCACCCCAAACCGAATGGTTCAATTCCAGCTCGGACGAATCTTAGACTCAGCGCCTTACGTTGATATGAAAAGACTGGAGGCTGCATGTCTTTGTGATTGCAGCTGTCTGAACATGACATCCCATATCAGTCACCGTGACAGACGCAGCTCTGTTATATGCCTATTAATATTGTGCACACCAGACAGAAGTGTGTGGCCCTGACAGGCTCAGAATAACAGTCCAAAAGAGACTATCAAATGTGACAGGGAGGCAAAATTTTGTGGCCTTTTTACAGCCTATAAACCCCTTTAGTCACCCTACTGAGACATACTTAAACACATGTCAGTGCATGCATTCACCACCTTCggcctcaacacacacacacacacacacacacacacacacacaccacacacacacacacacacacacacacacacaccccagtcaAGCCAATAAATCAGAAGAGCTGTATTTTGGTTACACTAATACATACATTTTGCCCTTTCAGTCTGTCCTAATCCCTCTTAATGCATCCTCTGACATCTGCCCTGttcattctctcctctttcctcctcataGTCAGGGGAGAACTGCAGGCAGCAGCCTGGGAATCAGGGGAAGAGAAGATCCAGTTTCTCCAGCACCGATTCGGACAGAACCAAGCCTCTCGTATCCCTAAAACGAACAGGCTCAAGTAAGCACCTTtacattttctgccttttcttttgcatcttttgctggtttttgtctttcttgAGAGTCTTTAGAGTCAATACTGTTATGCATTaagaaataatgaaatattcagATTACGCTTCCTTTTCCATTATTTCAAGGAAACTATCATTTGGCTGTTAGACTCACACCTGAGTATAGGATAGTAATAGTAGCATGGTCACTGACTTATTGCTAGTTCAAAGACTCTGTCTGCAACATTCTGACACACCAAAGGGCCAGCACCCTGCAGGGCTCAGATTTCTGGTATCCAACCTTAAATTTATTGGACATTCACATTAGTTTCGCCTCTGTCCTTCCTGACCTCTCACTCTGTGGTGCGGATGTAGTCGGTGCTTGTTTTGCATGCACATTACTCATATCTACACAATAATAATCCTTTCAGGTTTGCCTGTGGTGCATTTGTGTAGAGATCGCATCTTTCTTGACATTGCATTGCTCTTCTCATACAAACAGCGCAAAGATCCAGACTATCTCTACAAAGTTTTAACGTCTTCTTCCCATAACCCCTGCACGTTTGACACTTCACCTTTGCTCTCCTCTAATCCTCCCCCCAGATGCCAACCAGTATGGAAGATATGGGAAAACACGAGCCGAAGAGGACGCCAAGCGCTActtgaaagaaaaagaggagctggaaaaaaagaaagaggagataCGAAATGCATTACTGACCCTCCGACAGGAGAAACGAGAACTGAAAGAAGAGATAAAGACAGCCTCtggtaagaaagaaaacactAAATGAGAGCTAATGTCCTGTCCAATATTTAGCCAGTTTATATGGTTTACTTTTTCATAGTTATGTTTATTAAGAACTATTTAAAACAAGTGCCTGTTCTTGTATTTGCTCTAAACTGCATGTTGTCCCCCATTATTGAGGGTTCGAGTTACAAATGCGTTCCCATGTGGGAAAAGGGTTGgtatttttttcattaaaaataatatgCGAAAATTAATTTTCTGTAGTTTCCAAAAACAGGCTTCTGGCACTAAAGAAATTAACCATTCAAAATTAGCATTAAAGCTCCAGTTTCAATATAGagataaaagcaataaaatgaatGACATGAACAACTATCCAGTTTTCTACTTACAAGTATTAGTATACTTTTGAGAAAGTATACTAATACTTATGTGTCTCTGttgcaggaagcaggaagtctTCTCTGACCAAACGTGTGTCCGAGCTGGAAGAAGCCTGCCAGGTAAAGGAGGCAGACAGAGTtgacctggagctgcagctgactCAGGTCCAAGAAAACCTGAAAAAGAGTCTGGCTGGTGGAGTCCTGGGGGCGCCTGTTGAGGCTAAACCACCACTTAAGGTGACAGTTGCTACAAAAGACACACTTTCATTTTGCCTGGAGCCATTTTAACATACTCTTAACGGCGTCTTCTCGTTTAGGGCTCCAGGAAAACGACACAGAATATCTACAGTGAGACTTTACCGGTGAACTGTGCCACAGAGCTGCGGCGACGACCCCCATCTGTTTATGCTTCGACAGGAACGGTCATGCAAAAGGCTAAGGTGCTGTCCCTACTCGGACTCCCTGTCTCATACGTCCCTCTCTGTCAGTAGTTTTCCCTGTTGGGCTTCATGTGTGATGTATGTCGTCATCTTCACACTTTTAGAAAGGCCATGTGATGCCATGACACCACTGAGAAACTGTTGTGCAGCATTAAGTGACAACGCTTCACTTTATCTCATTTTCTTGGTAACTGGGTTGCTCATCTGCACTGATCTACAGAACCTCTAGGATGCAGAACGCTCAATTTAATGTCTGAAACAGTTTTCCATGTTTTGATCATTGTTTTTCTCAATGCCCTTGTTATTGTGAATTTCACTGCAGTGAGCCTTAACGTAAagttaatttcattttaattgttaAAGTGTGCATATTTGTACATCATCTCTTTATTACAGCACATTAGCAAATCTAAATGTGTTCACTTCCATTTCTGCATCTTTTTAAAGCACTTGTATTACCTTCAAATGATTTAAATTTGAATCTCTTCCTTTAGGAATGGGAATCGAAGAAAGGAACTAAGTGATTTTATTgtggaagaagctggagaaagaatAAGAGGATGTCTGGATCCTTCTGTTGTGGTGTTCAAAAGATGACCCTCCAACCATACATTCCAAAGCACAGTCTGTCTTTTCTATTCGGACCTCAGCTGTAGTGAACAAATATAACCACTAGATGGGAGTACAGTTCACTGAATATTTACTCATCTGTCTCCATGAAAGGAGGAATCCAGTGATTGATCACCGCCTCTCTCCATCTATTTTTTACTGCGCTTGGAGACCCTAACGTGGGAGAGAGAAAATTAAGAGAGCAGAGTGTGTATGACAGAAAAGAGTGAGAAGAGTGTAATGAAAATCACAGAGTCTGCAGTGCTGGACTGGAAGAGCAGCACATAAACGTGTTTTAGAAAGAAATGTTTGTAAACGTGCCATTAGGACTACTGTAATGtatgttttctccttttatttgactttaaaaGTTCACAGGTTCATTTCTCAGCATCACACAGAGATGTTTTAATCATTGAGATATAACTTGACACCCCAGAGAACTGAATGAtcgttttttggttgtttttttttttccaaactgcAATGAAACAAACAATCATTAACAAAGAACAGACCTGTGGGTTCTCGACAGTGTTCATCTGCATGTTATCAGAATGCCGACTGTTGCACTTTACTGTTCCCTCCTTGATATGggaataataaatgtgttttgttcACAAACACTGATTTTGTACAATATCAAtattaaatcaaaataaattcaTGACTAATCATTaattatttttctgctttcgCATTATAATGCACTGGAAGATGTATCAAAGCCAAGATGTAGTCACAGAAGGCAGTGCACTTTGTGAAGACCAGATATAGGCTTTTGCTAAATAACTATTTGTCTATAGGGTTGTAATAAGCTCATTCAATTGCAGTTTTGCACTTTTACGTTGCAGCACTCTATTCATACCTGACCAAAATCATGCTCAGCTGCTTTTGATTCCTTCGTGTGCATAAAAACCTCTCATGAGTGTGTTTCAGTTCGCTAACGGGATCGAGTATGGCAGTAGCAACTGGTACTGGCCTCAAACATGGAGGTAGAGACGCGTCAGGATGGTGAAAACAACAAAGCACCAGCTTTAGAGAAAATGCTCAGAGAAAGAGATAATAAAGCCAGTAGAGGATATTGACGAAGAGGAATGCCATAGGGAATAACGTGCGGGCGTGACAATCGATGTTGTGTGGATTTTCGACGGTGAAAACCGAAGCGGCCCTACGTGACGCATTCGCCACAGAAGATAGGCCGCAGCCCTGTTTTGACGTATCCTCTTTGGGCTCAGCACTGTTCCTTGTGTCGCTGTTAGCTGtctgctcctctggctcctctgcagTAGATCCGATTTTACTGGACTGCTTTGTTTGAGCGGTGCTGACGATGGGGAGCGAGCCATTTCCGTTCGATTCATTGAACTCCCGCTGAAGATCCTGGTCAATACACAGATTGCAGCCATTTTCATTGCCCAGGccatttactgtaaatgttgTCGTGTGTGAAGTGTAATCAGCCTCCTCACCCTGTGTAAATCTTCCACGGTCTGGTGCTGCATGGTGTAGAAGTGGGCACAGGCATACTCCAGCAGGGCGCCgaagatgaaggtgaagcaGATTCCCAGGTAGACGTCGATGGCTTTGATGAAGCAGTTGGCATTAGGGAGGGAGGTGCGGGCTCCCATCATTAGAGTGGTCATTGTCAGGACTGTTGTCACTCCTGCAAAATATGTCACGGCGTCATCGTTTCAATATCCCCGTGCACGTTTGCCGTCATGGCCTCCAATGCAGTTGTCCATATTTAGCAATTGAATATGCATGTGTTCAAATATGTTCTGAGCTCATCACTGGACTGGTAATTATGCTGATTATATGTGCTTCTTTGCAAACTGCTATACGGGAATGTAATTATAAAGCAGCACATTAAGTCCGAACTTAATGTGTTTGAATTTTCAGTGAAAAAAACGGGTATCAAAAAGTTTAATTCATCTTATGAGAAGCTCAATCCCCCGGGTGTTAATCTGCCTTTTAATGAACCGAATTCTCTTTGTTCAAGCAAGTATGGAAAGCAAAACCTCTCTTTTCAACCCATTAGTTAAATGCAGATAAAGTATGAGATTTCACAGGTTTTTGAAAGAGGAACTGACCCAGACAAATTACAGTCTGGCAGCCATGTCGTTATTTCTTTTACGAGTGAATGCTCCATATATTTTATAGTCACTTTAGTTGAGGTTGCCAGTCTTAGATATGGTTGAACAAGTTTAACATTCTTGAATAAAGCCGCCTGTGTGAAGTTCAAAAAAATCCCAAAGCAGATTTAGCACATAGTACAGGGAAATACTGTATTTGTGTAGGAGCCTAAGGGGGCTCCTTGTTAGTTTTCCCACAACATAGCCAATTCAGCCCCAAGCCAGAGCAGATTTTGGTTCATGCATGAACTGTCCTGGGTGAGATGACCAGTGAACTGTCTAAAATCCTAAAGagtaaagagaagaaaggacCTTGACCTTGGTCCCAGGGTCCAACTTTACTTTTCAAGGAGGACACCATTACAGAAATGGATTTTCAGGAAGAGGAGACGGAGCCAAGCTGAGGCATCACATTCCCGGACTCATCATATGAGACCATAATGTTTGATACCAACTAAAAATACTATTTACACATCCATATAAGAGGAAGCCTGGATGAAATGATGACAGTTCAAATAGATGCAATCAAATCATCATATGGAGACTGACCGATACAGGTCCTGGCTGGAACGGACGACTGGCTGATCCAGAAGGAGACCCAGGAGAGAACAACCAGCAGAGTAGAGGGGACATACGTCTCCAGGATAAAGAAGAGCACATTTCTACGCAGGGCAAAGTGCAGCACCAACTTGGGGTATTTTCCTAAAGTGAAACATAGAGATGCCTTCCTATCTGCAGTCATTCTACATGTGGGGAATTCAGGGACTCTACCTGTCTCATACACAGCCTCTGACACAGTGGTGTGGTAGCTCTCCACACTGTACTGAGCCAGCCTCAGCGTGTCCAGCCCTTTTACTGAATCATTCCCTCTGGTCCAGTAGAACACCACATCCTGCAGGTTGTAGCCCCCTGAACACACACGTAAGGAAAGGATTTGATTAATACTGGAGGTCTGCTCATTATGTGGGGATATCGTTGTCCCTCCCGTCAGATACTCACAACACGGGTGATGGGAATGATGATGAGGGCGATGGAAATGGTGGCTGTTAATGTTCATCGACACAAATGACGGGTGATACTCACAGCTCTCCAGCTGCAGCGTGCAAACTTGTCTGTCCATGGGGTACTTGGTCAGGTCCATGTTGCAGGCAATCGTTGCTGTAATGCTGTGGTAAAATTGCAATAGAACATAAAATTGCAATTTACAAAGTTGTTGCCCTTGAGAAAGAGTTACAAGAACAACAATTTCTTGAAAGTGACAATTTGTGTTTAAGAAGCTACCGGAAGTAATAAATTGTTCATATAAATAAATTTAATTCTGTTGATATGACACAAGGAGAGAGCAACTATAACTATGGGTGAAACCAATTAAAAAAATTACTATAAAAAATCCTCatctgaggtggagctgagctattttttcctcctgcttgCCGACCCCGAGGTTGCTTCATGACTAAGTACCGGAGGGCATAGAGAACGGTGCCGTTGCTGAAGATGCGTATTAGACGATTTTCCACAGTGACGTCATGCAAGAAGGAACGTTTGGAGTCTGGAATGAAGGTGTCAGGGATCCAGAGAAGCGACACAAGGCGTCCGTCCACGCTGATGCTCTCGTTACCAGGGAACACCAACCTGGAGTCCCGCCACCTCTGACGGAGGAAGATGGTGGCCGTGTAGTCCTGGAATATTGATAGCGAGAATATTTATTCATACACCGTTCTGCCTTactggttttctttctttaatccCAGAGTCTGGAAGGCAAGGAAGAGATGTATACCATATTGATTTCGGAGATGGCATCAATGCTGGCAATGTCAAGGCTCATTCCAATCTCGACAGGACCCTCTATCACAGGTGGAGACGAGCAATAAAttgtttatttcattaaaagaTAAACAAGCATTTAGCCGAAAGCAGCCGAGCGAATTATTTTGCTCCAACTGAATGATTTACAATCTTACCATTGAAATTGGGTCTGAGGTAGCGGTTGTATCCCTTCATCAGCTTTTGGATTGTTGGTAGCAGCTGGGAGTCGTTCCAGTCTCCCCAGTGGTGGCTCGGATACATGCAGCCACTGGTGGTGGTGAGATAAGAGAGCAAGTGGACCACTAGCACAGGGAATGCACTAAGAGACATTTTAAACCTCAACAATAATCACATCAGTGTCACATCAAGCTCTCACCCCGGCGTGCAGCTCAGGAGCAGGATCATTAGCGCCACCAGCTGGACAGGCATTGTTGTTCAGCGGCCAGGCGACAGCAGCTATgcacaggggtggggggggggggagtaagaACCCGTGGGCATCAACACCTGAATCCCAAATCCTTGTGTGATTTCTGTGGAGCTGACGGTGTGTCGCCAAATGCTGGTGGCACCTAAATGAGGGGGATCATTAACCTCTGGGGAAATGTGTTGACATGCAGCCACAACGGGGCGATCTTTCAGCAATCAGCCGCACACTGGAGAGTGTATTGATTTCCGCCTCTCTGTTCCATGTACACAACCCCACAAGCAAACCCACATACACAAAGTGCACCTGCATattaaaatgcttctttttgagtgtttttcttgtgtGCGCACATGATTTAAAGTCCTGTTGGCGTGCTTGTTACCTCATTGTTTATTCATCGCACCTCTGTGATGAGTAACCCCATTTTAAACTCGTAAAGAATCCCCTGTTGTCTAGCagacccctccacacacacacacacacacacacacacacacacacacaccacccccaccaccctccctcACCACCATGCAGATAAATGTCACTGTCACATCTCAGTCGTATTTCACGCTGAATTTCCGCCCGATAGTCTAAATTTGTCATGCTCAGTTGTATTTCGAGCCATTCACAATGCAACCATGTGCAAAGGTGAAATGGACATCTCAATAATGTCCATAGCCTTGTTTTCACCACCTCGGTGCAGAATTGCCACTGAATATTTAATGTGCTTCATGCTGCTAATCTAAACTATAATGCAGCTGTCTAGCTTCTTATTGAAAATTAAAGTTAGAGATAAACTAACGTCTCCTACTGCAGACCTGCAGACTACAGCTATATAATGGTCATTACACACAATTATCTCTCTGTCTCCTACCTGCTTGGgtcctctgcttctcttttccaCCTCTGGTCACTCCTTTCCCCACCTTGCCTTTTGTTTCCTCCCCCTTGCTTCTGCCTCTGTCCCAGatgttgtgattggctgagattggtttctttttttctttaatcattCAGAATCATTTTCCAGTGTTGCCTCCATGTGATGGTGAAACCAGAGCTGCACCTGCAATTCAGTCCTGgagtctgtgctgctgtgggtTGTTTTGATATTAGTTcctgtctctgtgtctttctGCACAGCTCTAGTCATCTCTCCCCACTGCCTCTCTGCAtcccctccttcttctctctctctcttgctctccctctttctctctttttatgcCACGGAACCTTCTTTCTTCACTGCACCCCACTCGCGCATCCAGGCACATAACATGGACACTAATCTACTCGCGCAATGATACTATATCATTAGCATCTGCATTGGGCTTGTTTATTTTGGCCTCTCTTATCTTTTCTCCTGCACCATCTTTAAAACGTGTTTTGCCTTTTCCAAATGACCCTGATATGACACCACCTTCTGAGCTATTTCTAATTTctattaactttttttttttttttctgagtagTCGTAATCTAATTTAGCTTGTCTTTTCTCCCTCAAGTCTCAGTTTCATGATGCTCTCAACTCTTGAAAGCCTTTTTTATTTGTCCTTTTGCCCTGTTT
This genomic stretch from Takifugu flavidus isolate HTHZ2018 chromosome 9, ASM371156v2, whole genome shotgun sequence harbors:
- the afap1l1a gene encoding actin filament-associated protein 1-like 1 isoform X1; its protein translation is MVGLSSTTAEAMELLVSEVSILLKMLDQETLSSSVREKKTSVWNLLQQIEPSGTDYIYMNSSVYRNGTSFVESLFEKFDCELGGLKDITDALKEDKSTQDDTLNQQNCGNSTAPHCGDSPPPLPTTPPPEEYYEEAVPLSPGTLPEYIITRVRPSPPNSIEDGYEDTETHYPSTCISSHRKNSYNDSDALSSSYESYEEDDEERSHGVQLTHQWPSNESSLPPARDCRICAFLLRKKRFGQWAKQFTVIRENRLQCYKSSKDTCPYVDLLLPQCTVVYAPKDSKRKHHELRFTLPNGDALVLAVQSKEQAHRWLRVVREVSGKNAGAEESASPIIPRKTELDKRLSAERNTSDSDSVGVSTGENGRENGKVKRGAFAAGRKITRIISFSKKKSPRSGDPRVSYSNPRQGYLSVLVNQMWREQWCCLCQGALHFYHDKGDARTSMPSLPLHGCEVVPGLGPKHPFAFRILRNNTEMAALEASSSEDLGRWLGVLLAETGSAADPESLHYDCVDVETIANIRDAVRHSFLWATSSSSASTDPRTYDEVSNEDMQSGENCRQQPGNQGKRRSSFSSTDSDRTKPLVSLKRTGSNANQYGRYGKTRAEEDAKRYLKEKEELEKKKEEIRNALLTLRQEKRELKEEIKTASGSRKSSLTKRVSELEEACQVKEADRVDLELQLTQVQENLKKSLAGGVLGAPVEAKPPLKGSRKTTQNIYSETLPVNCATELRRRPPSVYASTGTVMQKAKEWESKKGTK
- the afap1l1a gene encoding actin filament-associated protein 1-like 1 isoform X3, with the protein product MDTRGTKSMELLVSEVSILLKMLDQETLSSSVREKKTSVWNLLQQIEPSGTDYIYMNSSVYRNGTSFVESLFEKFDCELGGLKDITDALKEDKSTQDDTLNQQNCGNSTAPHCGDSPPPLPTTPPPEEYYEEAVPLSPGTLPEYIITRVRPSPPNSIEDGYEDTETHYPSTCISSHRKNSYNDSDALSSSYESYEEDDEERSHGVQLTHQWPSNESSLPPARDCRICAFLLRKKRFGQWAKQFTVIRENRLQCYKSSKDTCPYVDLLLPQCTVVYAPKDSKRKHHELRFTLPNGDALVLAVQSKEQAHRWLRVVREVSGKNAGAEESASPIIPRKTELDKRLSAERNTSDSDSVGVSTGENGRENGKVKRGAFAAGRKITRIISFSKKKSPRSGDPRVSYSNPRQGYLSVLVNQMWREQWCCLCQGALHFYHDKGDARTSMPSLPLHGCEVVPGLGPKHPFAFRILRNNTEMAALEASSSEDLGRWLGVLLAETGSAADPESLHYDCVDVETIANIRDAVRHSFLWATSSSSASTDPRTYDEVSNEDMQSGENCRQQPGNQGKRRSSFSSTDSDRTKPLVSLKRTGSNANQYGRYGKTRAEEDAKRYLKEKEELEKKKEEIRNALLTLRQEKRELKEEIKTASGSRKSSLTKRVSELEEACQVKEADRVDLELQLTQVQENLKKSLAGGVLGAPVEAKPPLKGSRKTTQNIYSETLPVNCATELRRRPPSVYASTGTVMQKAKEWESKKGTK
- the afap1l1a gene encoding actin filament-associated protein 1-like 1 isoform X2, producing MVGLSSTTAEAMELLVSEVSILLKMLDQETLSSSVREKKTSVWNLLQQIEPSGTDYIYMNSSVYRNGTSFVESLFEKFDCELGGLKDITDALKEDKSTQDDTLNQNCGNSTAPHCGDSPPPLPTTPPPEEYYEEAVPLSPGTLPEYIITRVRPSPPNSIEDGYEDTETHYPSTCISSHRKNSYNDSDALSSSYESYEEDDEERSHGVQLTHQWPSNESSLPPARDCRICAFLLRKKRFGQWAKQFTVIRENRLQCYKSSKDTCPYVDLLLPQCTVVYAPKDSKRKHHELRFTLPNGDALVLAVQSKEQAHRWLRVVREVSGKNAGAEESASPIIPRKTELDKRLSAERNTSDSDSVGVSTGENGRENGKVKRGAFAAGRKITRIISFSKKKSPRSGDPRVSYSNPRQGYLSVLVNQMWREQWCCLCQGALHFYHDKGDARTSMPSLPLHGCEVVPGLGPKHPFAFRILRNNTEMAALEASSSEDLGRWLGVLLAETGSAADPESLHYDCVDVETIANIRDAVRHSFLWATSSSSASTDPRTYDEVSNEDMQSGENCRQQPGNQGKRRSSFSSTDSDRTKPLVSLKRTGSNANQYGRYGKTRAEEDAKRYLKEKEELEKKKEEIRNALLTLRQEKRELKEEIKTASGSRKSSLTKRVSELEEACQVKEADRVDLELQLTQVQENLKKSLAGGVLGAPVEAKPPLKGSRKTTQNIYSETLPVNCATELRRRPPSVYASTGTVMQKAKEWESKKGTK